From Streptomyces sp. TLI_105, the proteins below share one genomic window:
- the eccB gene encoding type VII secretion protein EccB, with amino-acid sequence MASRRDELNAYTFAKKRTVAAFLQPSPSGTEEGAPKPLRAVVPGLIVSALVVAGFGAWGMFKPTAPKGWDTPGTRVIVGKQSTTRYVVLETGKGKDKKTLLHPVLNLASARLLLNPDQFQVIQVDDKKLDEGKPPRGPILGIPYAPDRLPAADDAGTEKRWAVCEQPGGGKGASVQKATFLFAKRDAKRTEGDNQLKSGQVLYVKGQKGSAQFLVDHTGTKYPVKADRPGLLTALVGLSKEGLSKEPQPVTDDWLATLKTGDEIDFPHIDGTVGASAGIPGNTLTGTENRIGMVLLAQTGSGPQYYVVLAGKVQPVTPFTAWLLINSPETGNLDMDGKATTVDASSFVPDPTAFHAGARWPTLRSMQVNAATGEGARDTVCNVLTDVDEKGGTTLTTWAGTDYPADITAGGTSTYVTPGTGLLYTQIQGKQKTQDGSLFLVTDTGLRYAVQANGDSDSARSEIGAGEQKQTDGRPEPSDAQKRLGYEKVVPVPVPIEWSEFLSKGPRLDTNSARQPQGS; translated from the coding sequence ATGGCATCGCGGCGGGACGAGCTCAACGCGTACACCTTTGCGAAGAAGCGCACGGTGGCGGCATTCCTCCAACCCTCGCCCTCCGGCACGGAGGAGGGGGCGCCCAAGCCGCTGCGCGCGGTCGTCCCCGGTCTGATCGTCTCCGCGCTCGTGGTCGCCGGATTCGGCGCCTGGGGCATGTTCAAGCCCACCGCCCCCAAGGGCTGGGACACCCCCGGCACCCGGGTCATCGTCGGCAAGCAGTCGACGACCCGGTACGTCGTCCTGGAGACCGGCAAGGGCAAGGACAAGAAGACCCTGCTCCACCCCGTCCTCAACCTCGCCTCCGCCCGACTGCTGCTCAACCCCGACCAGTTCCAGGTCATCCAGGTCGACGACAAGAAGCTCGACGAGGGCAAGCCGCCGCGCGGGCCCATCCTCGGCATCCCGTACGCCCCCGACCGGCTGCCCGCCGCGGACGACGCGGGCACGGAGAAGCGCTGGGCCGTCTGCGAGCAGCCCGGCGGCGGCAAGGGCGCCAGCGTCCAGAAGGCCACCTTCCTCTTCGCCAAGCGCGACGCGAAGCGGACCGAGGGCGACAACCAGCTGAAGAGCGGGCAGGTCCTGTACGTCAAGGGCCAGAAGGGGAGCGCCCAGTTCCTCGTCGACCACACCGGCACCAAGTACCCGGTGAAGGCCGACCGGCCCGGGCTCCTCACCGCCCTCGTCGGTCTCAGCAAGGAGGGTCTCAGCAAGGAGCCGCAGCCCGTCACCGACGACTGGCTCGCCACCCTGAAGACCGGCGACGAGATCGACTTCCCGCACATCGACGGCACGGTCGGCGCCTCCGCCGGCATCCCCGGCAACACCCTCACCGGGACCGAGAACCGGATCGGCATGGTCCTCCTCGCCCAGACCGGCTCCGGCCCGCAGTACTACGTCGTGCTCGCCGGCAAGGTCCAGCCCGTCACCCCCTTCACCGCCTGGCTCCTCATCAACTCCCCGGAGACCGGCAACCTCGACATGGACGGCAAGGCCACCACGGTCGACGCCTCGTCCTTCGTCCCGGACCCCACCGCCTTCCACGCCGGCGCCCGCTGGCCCACGCTGAGGTCCATGCAGGTCAACGCCGCCACCGGTGAAGGCGCCCGCGACACCGTCTGCAACGTCCTCACCGACGTCGACGAGAAGGGCGGCACCACGCTCACCACCTGGGCCGGCACCGACTACCCCGCCGACATCACCGCCGGTGGCACCAGCACGTACGTCACCCCCGGCACGGGCCTGCTCTACACCCAGATCCAGGGCAAGCAGAAGACGCAGGACGGCTCCCTCTTCCTCGTCACCGACACCGGCCTGCGGTACGCCGTCCAGGCCAACGGCGACAGCGACTCCGCCCGCTCCGAGATCGGTGCCGGCGAACAGAAGCAGACCGACGGACGGCCGGAACCCAGCGACGCCCAGAAGCGTCTCGGCTACGAGAAGGTCGTGCCGGTCCCCGTACCGATCGAATGGTCGGAGTTCCTCTCGAAGGGCCCCCGGCTCGACACCAACAGCGCGCGTCAGCCGCAGGGTTCCTAG
- a CDS encoding DUF397 domain-containing protein, translating into MTDAHETTAESADAALAAEKRRQKDELYALDISGVEWQGAPGTSPDEERVEIARLPEGAVAMRSSLDKDTVLRYTKAEWDAFVLGARDGEFDLR; encoded by the coding sequence ATGACCGACGCCCACGAGACCACCGCCGAGAGCGCGGACGCCGCCCTGGCCGCCGAGAAGCGGCGTCAGAAGGACGAGCTGTACGCGCTCGACATCTCCGGCGTCGAGTGGCAGGGCGCCCCGGGGACGAGCCCGGACGAGGAGCGCGTGGAGATCGCGCGGCTGCCCGAGGGGGCGGTGGCGATGCGCTCGTCGCTCGACAAGGACACGGTGCTGCGGTACACGAAGGCCGAGTGGGACGCGTTCGTCCTGGGCGCCAGGGACGGCGAGTTCGACCTGCGTTGA
- a CDS encoding WXG100 family type VII secretion target — translation MTTAVNYDTVTQAAADTRLTSSTLTQKLDDLMAEVNRVASNWEGEAKIAYRESQDRLTRDMAGMNQDLARIAQLLDESVAGYQDTDKGNAARFRMM, via the coding sequence ATGACCACTGCGGTCAATTACGACACCGTGACGCAGGCGGCGGCCGACACCCGCCTGACCTCCAGCACCCTCACGCAGAAGCTCGACGACCTCATGGCCGAGGTCAACCGCGTCGCCTCCAACTGGGAGGGTGAAGCGAAGATCGCCTACCGCGAGAGCCAGGACCGCCTGACCCGCGACATGGCCGGCATGAACCAGGACCTGGCGCGCATCGCCCAGCTCCTCGACGAGTCGGTCGCCGGCTACCAGGACACCGACAAGGGCAACGCGGCTCGCTTCCGCATGATGTGA
- the mycP gene encoding type VII secretion-associated serine protease mycosin, which yields MTTTYRTAALLAAGTLTALLAAPAAAAAPVPPRHDGPALDGSGECTFPMKKQIEGIPWPLQRVLLDELWQDTKGKGVRVAVIDTGVDDVNPQLRTAVDAKAGKDFLKPDKNNPSFGDEKRGKTDGTVDEVGHGTKVAGIIAARPRKGTGFVGLAPEATIIPIRQNDEKNSGKSDTMAQAIDHAVAKGAQVINISQDTTQPLGPDSPMAKAVARAVEKNVVVVASAGNDGMDGARKKTYPAAFPGVLAVASSDRNNERAAFSQSGPMVGVAAPGVDIVSTVPGGGQCVDNGTSFSAPYVAGVAALLRAKYPEWTAAQIVTRIEQTAVRSINGRDDHVGWGVVDPVRALADLPGTPASSPVPDPGPPKPPAPEPARLTLSETPQERSERLATYALGIGGVLVAVVAGTATVIRDSRRRREAR from the coding sequence GTGACGACGACGTACCGCACGGCCGCCCTGCTCGCCGCGGGCACCCTCACGGCCCTGCTGGCCGCCCCCGCCGCGGCCGCCGCCCCCGTCCCGCCCCGGCACGACGGCCCGGCCCTCGACGGCAGCGGCGAGTGCACCTTCCCCATGAAGAAGCAGATCGAGGGCATCCCCTGGCCGCTCCAGCGGGTCCTCCTCGACGAGCTGTGGCAGGACACCAAGGGCAAGGGCGTCCGGGTCGCGGTCATCGACACCGGCGTCGACGACGTCAACCCGCAGCTGCGCACCGCCGTCGACGCCAAGGCGGGCAAGGACTTCCTCAAGCCCGACAAGAACAACCCCTCCTTCGGGGACGAGAAGCGCGGCAAGACCGACGGCACCGTCGACGAGGTCGGCCACGGCACCAAGGTCGCCGGCATCATCGCCGCCCGCCCCCGCAAGGGCACCGGCTTCGTCGGCCTCGCGCCCGAGGCCACGATCATCCCGATCCGGCAGAACGACGAGAAGAACAGCGGCAAGTCCGACACGATGGCGCAGGCGATCGACCACGCCGTCGCCAAGGGCGCGCAGGTCATCAACATCTCGCAGGACACCACCCAGCCGCTGGGTCCCGACTCGCCCATGGCCAAGGCCGTGGCCAGGGCCGTCGAGAAGAACGTCGTCGTCGTCGCCTCCGCCGGCAACGACGGCATGGACGGGGCCCGGAAGAAGACCTACCCGGCCGCCTTCCCCGGCGTCCTCGCCGTCGCCTCCTCCGACCGGAACAACGAACGCGCCGCCTTCTCCCAGTCCGGCCCCATGGTGGGCGTCGCCGCGCCCGGCGTCGACATCGTCTCCACCGTCCCGGGCGGCGGCCAGTGCGTCGACAACGGCACCAGCTTCTCCGCCCCGTACGTCGCCGGCGTCGCCGCCCTGCTGCGCGCCAAGTACCCGGAGTGGACCGCGGCCCAGATCGTCACCCGGATCGAGCAGACGGCCGTCCGCTCGATCAACGGGCGCGACGACCACGTCGGTTGGGGCGTGGTCGACCCGGTCAGGGCGCTCGCCGACCTCCCCGGGACGCCGGCCTCCTCGCCCGTGCCCGATCCGGGCCCGCCCAAGCCGCCGGCTCCCGAGCCGGCCCGTCTGACGCTGTCGGAGACGCCCCAGGAGCGCTCCGAACGGCTCGCCACCTACGCGTTGGGGATCGGAGGTGTCCTGGTGGCCGTGGTCGCCGGGACGGCCACCGTGATCCGCGACAGCCGCCGCAGGAGGGAGGCCCGGTGA
- a CDS encoding WXG100 family type VII secretion target → MSKDLNVTSAEQVKLAGRIQDFSDELQARITSLNGVVDRVQAGWQGAASKEYDRVQNDLNQRLRSMRAELSKLEEIMRMSADGFSQEEEDRMRSFRQMDSGSGGGGQSAILGV, encoded by the coding sequence ATGTCGAAAGACCTGAACGTAACCAGTGCCGAACAAGTCAAGCTCGCCGGCCGGATCCAGGACTTCTCCGACGAGCTCCAGGCCCGCATCACCTCCCTCAACGGCGTGGTGGACCGCGTCCAGGCGGGCTGGCAGGGCGCTGCGAGCAAGGAGTACGACCGGGTCCAGAACGACCTGAACCAGCGTCTGCGCAGCATGCGTGCCGAGCTCTCGAAGCTCGAGGAGATCATGCGCATGAGCGCCGACGGGTTCTCGCAGGAGGAGGAGGACCGCATGCGGTCCTTCCGTCAGATGGACAGCGGCTCCGGCGGCGGTGGCCAGAGCGCCATCCTCGGCGTCTGA
- the eccCa gene encoding type VII secretion protein EccCa, with translation MSQIVVKRPPRSLPPEVPGEELVLESPPELPRGQQESALMQLLPMLGMGSSVVFFFMTPSPIMRIMGTLMLASTVAMAVAQFVRFRRGTQGQMADVRRDYLKYLAQTRRTVRRTARKQRDAQLYLHPSPEQLWSVVAEGSRVWERRVGDHDFGQARIGLGAQQLATPLVAPDTAPVDELEPLCAGAMQQFLAVHGTLDGLPMAVSMRAFYHVTVSGEPESAQAAARALVAQLVTLHSPEDLMLAVVAARPAQERWDWTKWLPHTQVPGQVDGAGTKRLFGDDLGELEQLVRSKLDGRTRFSRESQPVLDQPHVVVVLDGGMVPPDSLLAAPEGLQGVTIVEVVSGELDEPRGGLSVVVRPGRLRLESGGGFAYEGLPDGISLPAAEALARQLAPLRMGGGDDDEPLLANLDFTDLLNLGDAASVDVTRTWRPRSVAERLRVPIGVGEDGQPVMLDLKEAAQEGMGPHGLCVGATGSGKSELLRTLVLGLAVTHSSETLNFVLADFKGGATFAGMSQMPHVAAVITNLADDLTLVDRMGDAIRGELQRRQELLRSAGNYANIHDYEKARAAGAPLEPLASLVLVIDEFSELLTAKPDFIDMFIQIGRIGRSLGVHLLLASQRLEEGKLRGLDTYLSYRIGLRTFSAAESRTAIGVPDAYHLPSVPGSGYLKFGTDEMTRFKAAYVSGTYRTGGPRLEIGQLPVERRPALFTAAPVPVVYAAPDPAYLTAQRAEEDDALADTVLDVIVRRLEGQGVPAHQVWLPPLDQAPSLDQLLPGLAQTADRGLTATEYTRQGGLTVPLGLIDKPFEQRREVLYRDFSGAAGHMMVVGGPQSGKSTIMRTLISSFALTHTPAEVQFYCLDFGGGGMVSLADLPHVGGVASRLDPERVRRTVAEVMGVLNRREEFFRAHSIDSIATYRRKRAAGELPGEAWGDVFLIVDGWGSFRNDYDMLEPIVSDIAARGLGYGIHVVITAARYMEVRAALKDQMLGRLELRLGDVMDSEFDRKVAANVPTGVPGRGQVPEKLHFMGALPRIDGSSSAADLAEGTSAFVQAVKASWTGAPAPAVRLLPRRLPAEQLPKGFEYPQHGIAIGIDETNLEPVFVDFESDPFFLIFGESESGKTALLRLIAKQLCERYSPEQARIVVGDYRRTMLEAVAPSHLLEYAPMASAMQMHMDAINTVMTKRAPKPDITPQQLRDRSWWSGPQLFVLIDDFELVATNSGNPLAVLVENLPFARDVGIRFIVARNQAGASRAMYEPFMQRMRELGAQGVILSGDPQEGDILGSVRARPMPPGRGTFVSRKRGTPLVQLGWLPEQH, from the coding sequence GTGAGCCAGATCGTCGTCAAACGCCCGCCGAGGTCTCTTCCTCCGGAAGTGCCCGGTGAGGAACTGGTCCTGGAGTCTCCGCCGGAACTTCCGCGGGGGCAGCAGGAGTCGGCGTTGATGCAGCTCCTGCCGATGCTCGGCATGGGCTCGTCGGTCGTCTTCTTCTTCATGACGCCCTCGCCGATCATGCGGATCATGGGCACGCTCATGCTGGCGTCGACCGTCGCGATGGCCGTCGCCCAGTTCGTGAGATTCCGTCGTGGTACGCAGGGGCAAATGGCCGATGTCCGCCGCGACTACCTCAAATACCTCGCGCAGACTCGGCGTACGGTCCGGCGCACGGCGCGCAAGCAGCGGGACGCGCAGCTGTATCTGCACCCCTCCCCCGAGCAGTTGTGGTCGGTGGTGGCCGAGGGTTCCCGGGTGTGGGAGCGCCGGGTCGGCGACCACGACTTCGGGCAGGCGCGGATCGGTCTCGGGGCGCAGCAGCTGGCGACTCCCCTGGTGGCGCCGGACACGGCTCCGGTGGACGAGCTGGAGCCGCTGTGTGCGGGTGCGATGCAGCAGTTCCTGGCGGTGCACGGCACGTTGGACGGGCTGCCGATGGCGGTCTCGATGCGGGCGTTCTACCACGTGACGGTGTCGGGCGAGCCGGAGTCGGCGCAGGCGGCGGCCCGCGCGCTCGTGGCGCAGCTGGTGACGCTGCACTCCCCCGAGGACCTGATGCTCGCCGTGGTGGCGGCGCGGCCGGCGCAGGAGCGCTGGGACTGGACGAAGTGGCTGCCGCACACGCAGGTCCCGGGGCAGGTCGACGGAGCCGGTACGAAGCGGCTGTTCGGCGACGACCTCGGTGAGCTGGAGCAGCTGGTCCGCTCGAAGCTGGACGGGCGGACGCGGTTCTCCCGGGAGAGCCAGCCGGTGCTCGACCAGCCGCACGTGGTGGTGGTCCTGGACGGCGGGATGGTGCCGCCGGACTCGCTGCTCGCGGCGCCCGAGGGCCTTCAGGGCGTGACGATCGTGGAGGTCGTCTCCGGTGAGCTCGACGAGCCGCGCGGTGGCCTCTCGGTGGTGGTACGGCCGGGCCGGCTGCGCCTGGAGTCGGGCGGCGGCTTCGCGTACGAGGGGCTGCCGGACGGCATCTCGCTGCCGGCTGCCGAGGCGCTGGCCCGGCAGCTGGCGCCGCTGCGGATGGGCGGCGGGGACGACGACGAGCCGCTGCTCGCCAACCTGGACTTCACGGATCTGCTGAACCTGGGCGACGCGGCCTCGGTGGACGTGACGCGGACCTGGCGGCCCCGGTCGGTGGCCGAGCGGCTTCGCGTGCCGATCGGTGTCGGCGAGGACGGCCAGCCGGTCATGCTGGACCTGAAGGAGGCGGCGCAGGAGGGCATGGGCCCGCACGGTCTGTGCGTCGGCGCGACGGGTTCCGGAAAGTCGGAGCTGCTGCGCACGCTGGTGCTCGGTCTGGCGGTGACGCACTCCTCGGAGACGCTGAACTTCGTCCTCGCGGACTTCAAGGGCGGTGCGACCTTCGCGGGCATGTCGCAGATGCCGCACGTGGCGGCGGTCATCACCAACCTCGCGGACGACCTGACGCTGGTCGACCGCATGGGCGACGCGATCCGCGGCGAGCTCCAGCGGCGGCAGGAGCTGCTGCGTTCGGCGGGCAACTACGCGAACATCCACGACTACGAGAAGGCGCGGGCGGCGGGTGCTCCGCTGGAGCCGCTGGCCTCGCTGGTCCTGGTGATCGACGAGTTCTCCGAACTCCTCACCGCCAAGCCCGACTTCATCGACATGTTCATCCAGATCGGCCGCATCGGCCGATCGCTGGGTGTGCACCTGCTGCTCGCCTCGCAGCGCCTGGAGGAGGGCAAGCTGCGCGGCCTGGACACGTACCTCTCGTACCGGATCGGTCTGCGGACCTTCTCGGCGGCGGAGTCGCGGACGGCGATCGGCGTGCCGGACGCGTACCACCTGCCGTCGGTGCCCGGTTCGGGCTATCTGAAGTTCGGCACGGACGAGATGACCCGCTTCAAGGCGGCGTACGTGTCGGGGACGTACCGGACGGGCGGGCCTCGTCTGGAGATCGGGCAGCTGCCGGTGGAGCGGCGGCCCGCGCTGTTCACGGCGGCGCCGGTGCCCGTGGTGTACGCGGCGCCGGACCCGGCCTATCTGACGGCGCAGCGCGCCGAGGAGGACGACGCGCTCGCGGACACGGTCCTCGACGTGATCGTGCGGCGACTGGAGGGCCAGGGGGTGCCGGCGCACCAGGTGTGGCTGCCGCCGCTCGACCAGGCGCCCTCGCTGGACCAGCTGCTTCCGGGGCTCGCGCAGACGGCGGACCGGGGGCTCACGGCGACGGAGTACACGCGTCAGGGCGGGCTCACGGTGCCGCTCGGCCTCATCGACAAGCCGTTCGAGCAGCGGCGCGAGGTGCTGTACCGGGACTTCTCGGGCGCGGCCGGTCACATGATGGTGGTCGGCGGTCCGCAGTCCGGCAAGTCGACGATCATGCGGACGCTGATCTCCTCGTTCGCGCTCACCCACACGCCGGCCGAAGTGCAGTTCTACTGCCTGGACTTCGGTGGCGGCGGCATGGTGTCGCTGGCCGACCTGCCGCACGTCGGCGGGGTGGCGTCCCGGCTCGACCCCGAGCGGGTGCGGCGGACGGTCGCGGAGGTCATGGGCGTCCTGAACCGGCGGGAGGAGTTCTTCCGCGCGCACTCCATCGACTCGATCGCGACCTACCGGCGCAAGCGGGCGGCGGGCGAACTGCCGGGCGAGGCCTGGGGCGACGTCTTCCTGATCGTGGACGGCTGGGGCAGCTTCCGCAACGACTACGACATGCTGGAGCCGATCGTCTCCGACATCGCCGCGCGCGGTCTGGGCTACGGCATCCACGTGGTGATCACCGCCGCCCGGTACATGGAGGTGCGGGCGGCGCTCAAGGACCAGATGCTGGGCCGGCTCGAACTGCGGCTCGGTGACGTCATGGACTCCGAGTTCGACCGGAAGGTCGCGGCGAACGTGCCGACCGGGGTGCCGGGCCGTGGCCAGGTGCCGGAGAAGCTGCACTTCATGGGGGCGCTGCCGCGGATCGACGGGTCGAGCTCGGCCGCCGACCTGGCGGAGGGCACGTCGGCGTTCGTGCAGGCCGTGAAGGCGAGCTGGACCGGGGCCCCGGCTCCGGCGGTGCGGCTGCTGCCGCGCAGGCTGCCGGCGGAGCAGCTGCCGAAGGGCTTCGAGTACCCGCAGCACGGCATCGCGATCGGCATCGACGAGACGAACCTGGAGCCGGTGTTCGTCGACTTCGAGTCGGATCCGTTCTTCCTGATCTTCGGCGAGAGCGAGTCCGGCAAGACGGCGTTGCTGCGGCTGATCGCCAAGCAGCTGTGCGAGCGGTACTCGCCGGAGCAGGCGCGGATCGTGGTGGGCGACTACCGGCGGACGATGCTGGAGGCCGTGGCGCCCTCGCACCTCCTGGAGTACGCGCCGATGGCCTCGGCCATGCAGATGCACATGGACGCGATCAACACGGTGATGACGAAGCGGGCGCCGAAGCCCGACATCACGCCGCAGCAGCTGCGCGACCGCAGCTGGTGGTCGGGCCCGCAGCTGTTCGTCCTGATCGACGACTTCGAGCTGGTGGCCACCAACTCGGGGAACCCCCTCGCGGTTCTGGTGGAGAACCTGCCGTTCGCGCGGGACGTCGGCATCCGGTTCATCGTGGCGCGCAACCAGGCGGGCGCCTCCCGTGCGATGTACGAGCCGTTCATGCAGCGGATGCGGGAGCTGGGCGCGCAGGGCGTGATCCTCTCCGGCGATCCGCAGGAGGGCGACATCCTGGGCAGCGTCCGGGCGCGGCCGATGCCTCCGGGCCGGGGCACGTTCGTGTCGCGCAAGCGCGGGACGCCGCTGGTGCAGCTGGGCTGGCTGCCCGAACAGCACTGA
- the eccE gene encoding type VII secretion protein EccE, giving the protein MASARRRRPAAAAASTPPSTGPAPAVSPRLQARPGHFGSFRLQQLVLIEVAAALLLLAWVVEPMLLVPAGVVAVVLVLLAVVRRHRRSLPEWLGTFLALRARSRRAASLAVPEGTEPGFAPLVECDPALRTYAYSDRDRRPVGMVGDGTFLTAVLRVESDGTALRPDRAAKPLPVGLVRDVLSVDGIRLESAQIVQHTQPAPAPHLPAQSMAARNYGPLQAQTGSPAVRITWIALKLDPELCPEAVAARGGGMTGAQKCVVRAADQLASRLAGAGFRASVLTEQELTSALATSSCASPMAIAQAGRGQAQGRRTQETARTWRVDDRRHTTYWVGRWPQLGGRNGGAGASMPQLVALLTSLPALATTFSLTLSGGDRQEVTVTGHVRITGRSDEELVAARHELERAARGVKTGLVRLDREQVPGILATLPLGGAR; this is encoded by the coding sequence ATGGCTTCCGCGAGGCGGAGGCGGCCCGCCGCGGCCGCTGCCTCCACACCCCCGTCCACGGGCCCCGCCCCCGCGGTCTCACCGCGGCTCCAGGCACGCCCCGGACACTTCGGTTCGTTCCGATTGCAACAGCTCGTACTGATCGAGGTGGCGGCGGCGCTGCTGCTCCTCGCCTGGGTCGTCGAGCCGATGCTGCTCGTCCCCGCGGGCGTGGTCGCCGTCGTGCTCGTCCTGCTCGCCGTGGTGCGCCGGCACCGGCGTTCGCTGCCCGAGTGGCTCGGCACCTTCCTCGCGCTGCGCGCCCGCTCGCGCCGGGCCGCCTCGCTCGCGGTGCCGGAGGGCACCGAGCCGGGGTTCGCGCCGCTCGTGGAGTGCGATCCCGCGCTGCGGACCTACGCGTACAGCGACCGCGACCGGCGTCCGGTCGGGATGGTCGGCGACGGCACCTTCCTGACCGCCGTCCTGCGGGTCGAGTCGGACGGCACGGCGCTGCGCCCGGACCGCGCGGCGAAGCCGCTGCCCGTCGGGCTCGTCCGGGACGTGCTGAGCGTGGACGGCATCCGGCTGGAGTCGGCACAGATCGTGCAGCACACGCAGCCGGCGCCCGCCCCGCACCTGCCCGCGCAGTCGATGGCCGCCCGCAACTACGGGCCGCTCCAGGCGCAGACGGGTTCGCCCGCGGTGCGCATCACCTGGATCGCGCTCAAGCTCGACCCCGAGCTCTGCCCGGAGGCGGTCGCCGCGCGCGGCGGCGGCATGACCGGCGCCCAGAAGTGCGTGGTGCGCGCGGCGGACCAGCTGGCGAGCCGGCTCGCCGGCGCCGGGTTCCGGGCGAGCGTGCTGACGGAGCAGGAACTGACCTCGGCGCTCGCCACGTCGAGCTGCGCCAGCCCGATGGCGATCGCGCAGGCGGGCCGGGGCCAGGCGCAGGGGCGCAGGACCCAGGAGACCGCGCGGACCTGGCGGGTGGACGACCGACGGCACACGACGTACTGGGTGGGGCGCTGGCCCCAGTTGGGCGGCCGGAACGGCGGAGCGGGCGCGTCGATGCCGCAGCTGGTGGCCCTGCTGACCTCGCTGCCCGCGCTCGCGACGACGTTCAGCCTGACGCTGAGCGGTGGGGACCGGCAGGAGGTGACGGTGACCGGACACGTGCGGATCACCGGACGCAGTGACGAGGAACTGGTGGCCGCGCGGCACGAGCTGGAGCGTGCGGCGCGCGGGGTGAAGACGGGGCTCGTACGGCTCGACCGGGAACAGGTGCCCGGCATCCTGGCGACGCTTCCGCTGGGAGGTGCGCGCTGA